A stretch of Oryza brachyantha chromosome 4, ObraRS2, whole genome shotgun sequence DNA encodes these proteins:
- the LOC102711257 gene encoding probable serine/threonine-protein kinase BSK3 — protein MGGRVSKVVSCCCCCRSQQHGVVIESTEKTAEEDHGESYELPAFQEFSFEQLRLATSGFAVENIVSEHGEKAPNVVYKGKLDAQRRIAVKRFNRSAWPDPRQFLEEAKSVGQLRSKRLANLLGCCCEGDERLLVAEYMPNDTLAKHLFHWESQAMKWPMRLRVVLYLAEALEYCTSKGRALYHDLNAYRVLFDDDCNPRLSCFGLMKNSRDGKSYSTNLAFTPPEYMRTGRITPESVIYSFGTLLLDVLSGKHIPPSHALDLIRDRNFNMLTDSCLEGQFSNEEGTELVRLASRCLHYEPRERPNVRSLVQALAPLQKDLETPSYELMEIPRGGATSVQSLALSPLAEACSRKDLTAIHEILEKTGYKDDEGTANELSFQMWTNQMQDTLNSKKKGDNAFRQKDFPAAIDCYSQFIDVGTMVSPTIYARRCLSYLMNDMAEQALSDAMQALVICPTWPTAFYLQAAALLSLGMENEAQEAIKDGCAHETSSSGH, from the exons CGGAGGAGGACCATGGGGAGTCGTATGAGCTGCCGGCCTTTCAGGAATTCTCCTTCGAGCAGCTGCGGCTGGCCACCTCAGGCTTTGCGGTGGAGAACATCGTGTCTGAGCACGGTGAGAAGGCGCCCAATGTGGTATACAAGGGGAAGCTCGATGCACAGCGCCGCATCGCTGTGAAGAGGTTCAACCGTTCCGCATGGCCTGACCCACGGCAGTTCTTG GAAGAAGCTAAATCAGTTGGACAACTCCGGAGCAAAAGGTTAGCAAATTTGCTTGGCTGTTGCTGTGAAGGTGATGAGAGATTGCTTGTTGCAGAGTACATGCCCAATGACACACTAGCAAAGCATCTTTTTCATT GGGAGTCGCAAGCAATGAAATGGCCCATGAGATTAAGAGTTGTTCTCTATCTTGCTGAGGCTTTAGAATATTGCACCAGTAAGGGGCGTGCTCTGTACCATGATCTTAATGCCTACAGAGTTCTCTTTGATGAC GACTGTAACCCTAGGCTTTCATGTTTTGGCCTCATGAAGAACAGCCGAGATGGTAAAAGCTATAGTACCAATTTGGCATTTACTCCTCCAGAATACATGAGAACTG GACGTATCACACCTGAGAGTGTCATTTACAGCTTTGGTACCTTGCTCTTGGATGTTCTTAGTGGAAAGCATATACCTCCTAGCCAT GCCCTTGACCTGATTCGAGATCGGAATTTTAACATGCTCACAGACTCCTGTTTAGAGGGTCAATTTTCAAATGAGGAAGGGACGGAATTGGTGCGGTTAGCTTCAAGATGCCTACACTATGAACCCCGTGAACGACCTAATGTAAGATCTCTGGTGCAAGCATTGGCTCCTCTTCAGAAGGATCTTGAG ACTCCATCTTACGAACTGATGGAAATACCACGTGGTGGTGCAACATCTGTTCAATCATTGGCTCTTTCTCCTCTTGCTGAAGCTTGTTCTAGAAAGGATCTGACAGCAATACATGAAATACTAGAAAAGACGGGCTACAAGGATGATGAGGGAACAGCAAATGAG CTCTCGTTTCAGATGTGGACCAATCAAATGCAAGACACATTGAACTCAAAGAAGAAGGGTGACAATGCTTTTCGACAAAAGGACTTCCCTGCTGCAATTGACTGTTATTCTCAG TTCATTGATGTTGGCACGATGGTTTCCCCGACCATTTATGCACGGCGTTGCCTGTCATATCTGATGAATGACATGGCAGAACAAGCTCTCAGTGATGCAATGCAAGCGCTAGTAATATGTCCAACATGGCCGACTGCATTTTATCTTCAGGCTGCTGCTTTGCTTTCTTTAGGCATGGAGAATGAAGCTCAAGAAGCAATAAAGGATGGTTGTGCCCACGAGACTAGCAGCAGTGGACATTGA
- the LOC107304134 gene encoding casparian strip membrane protein 1: MSAGEPAVSIPIHDHDHGKAPATSSAVPPVAAAAPAAAVASRKVGIPFFRRGDHHRGSRCLAFLDFILRIAAFGPALAAAIASGTSDETLSVFTDFYQFRARFDDFPAFLFFMVANAIVAGYLVLSLPFSAVLVIRPQTIGLRLLLLVCDMIMAALLTAAAAAAAAIVDLAHNGNMRANWVAICMQFHGFCQRTSGSVVASFLTVLILMLLVILGACSIRKR; this comes from the exons aTGAGTGCCGGCGAGCCTGCCGTCAGCATCCCCATCCACGACCACGACCATGGCAAGGCCCCGGCCACTTCTTCTGCCGTGCCTCCTgtcgcggccgccgccccggcaGCCGCGGTGGCGTCACGCAAGGTCGGCATCCCGTTCTTCCGCCGGGGCGACCACCACCGCGGCAGCCGCTGCCTGGCGTTCCTCGACTTCATCCTGCGGATCGCCGCCTTCGGCCCCGCCCTCGCGGCGGCCATCGCCAGCGGCACGTCCGACGAGACGCTCTCCGTCTTCACCGACTTCTACCAGTTCCGCGCCAGATTCGATGACTTCCCGGCCTTCCT GTTCTTCATGGTGGCCAACGCGATCGTGGCAGGGTACCTGGTGCTGTCCCTCCCCTTCTCCGCCGTCCTCGTGATTCGTCCCCAGACCATTGGCCTCAGGCTTCTCCTGCTCGTCTGCGACAtg ATCATGGCTGCGCtgctgacggcggcggcggcagcggcggcggccatcgtGGACCTGGCGCACAACGGCAACATGCGGGCCAACTGGGTGGCCATATGTATGCAGTTCCATGGCTTCTGCCAGCGCACCAGCGGctccgtcgtcgcctcctTCCTCACCGTCCTCATCCTCATGCTCCTCGTCATCTTGGGCGCCTGCTCCATCCGCAAACGCTAG